A region of Drosophila suzukii chromosome 2L, CBGP_Dsuzu_IsoJpt1.0, whole genome shotgun sequence DNA encodes the following proteins:
- the Mulk gene encoding acylglycerol kinase, mitochondrial: MNYLRVIRNNWKKCAFGAAVSVYALQSLKTHIEIEQHMRKFASQIQSNQIADRPKKVLVVMNPVANKKRSEKFFKNYCEPVLHLAGYSVEILRTNHIGHAKSYVEEMAALPDAIVVAGGDGTSSEVVTGLMRRRGNLCPITILPLGRSFQSASKRFQIFGVKDVAYVKSLCKALEPMLKDESQYQSVIRFDVIKGDEENDSQLKPIFGLNGLSWGLMEDINSAKDKYWYFGPLRHYASAASKSFADNWSLKTDYVYTPPCPGCVDCASTQRQDALPVGGGLFTRNLFKYQRNSGESRRTLVKNDNCANKFEGSVEASQININCVQNEENFAELESQFISSLQPGWEFIKQIPQVTCSNILPSLVVKSRTIQLHPAGEMAEKFYSIDGEEYDARPIKVSVVPNAIKVFC, from the exons atgaattatttAAGAGTTATTCGGAATAATTGGAAAAAATGCGCGTTCGGAGCGGCAGTGTCTGTGTACGCTCTGCAATCGCTGAAAACGCACATTGA GATTGAACAACATATGAGAAAGTTTGCCTCCCAGATTCAATCCAATCAAATTGCCGATCGACCGAAGAAGGTGCTTGTGGTAATGAATCCGGTTGCCAATAAGAAGAGATCGGAAAAATTT TTCAAGAACTACTGCGAGCCGGTTTTGCATTTAGCTGGATATTCTGTGGAGATCCTGCGCACCAACCACATTGGACATGCCAAGAGCTACGTGGAGGAGATGGCTGCGCTGCCCGATGCGATTGTGGTGGCCGGCGGCGATGGAACCTCATCGGAGGTGGTGACGGGGCTGATGCGACGGCGGGGTAATCTCTGCCCCATCACCATTCTCCCGCTGGGCCGCTCCTTCCAGTCCGCCTCGAAGCGCTTCCAGATCTTTGGCGTCAAGGACGTGGCCTATGTGAAGAGCCTGTGCAAGGCACTGGAACCCATGCTCAAGGATGAGAGCCAGTACCAAAGCGTGATCCGCTTCGATGTTATCAAGGGAGACGAAGAAAACGACAGCCAGCTGAAGCCCATATTCGGCCTGAACGGACTCTCCTGGGGCCTGATGGAGGACATTAATTCGGCCAAGGATAAGTACTGGTACTTTGGCCCTCTGCGTCACTATGCATCCGCCGCCTCCAAGTCGTTTGCCGACAACTGGAGCCTGAAGACTGACTATGTGTACACACCGCCGTGCCCTGGCTGTGTGGATTGTGCTTCGACTCAGCGGCAGGATGCGCTGCCCGTCGGCGGTGGCCTCTTCACCAGGAACCTCTTTAAGTACCAGAGGAACAGCGGCGAATCAAGGAGGACTTTGGTTAAGAACGACAATTGCGCGAACAAGTTCGAGGGCAGCGTGGAGGCCAGTCAGATAAACATCAATTGTGTTCAGAACGAGGAGAACTTTGCGGAGCTGGAGAGCCAGTTCATCAGCTCGTTGCAGCCAGGCTGGGAGTTCATTAAGCAAATTCCACAGGTCACCTGCAGCAACATTCTGCCCAGCCTGGTGGTGAAGAGTCGAACCATTCAGCTGCATCCGGCCGGCGAAATGGCGGAGAAATTCTACTCCATTGACGGCGAGGAGTACGATGCAAGACCCATTAAGGTATCTGTTGTCCCCAATGCTATTAAAGTTTTTTGTTGA
- the trk gene encoding protein trunk produces the protein MFLQTPSTNMKSQKELNWLAIFLTFFAFFGSAQDDADYCAELSTQSLAKILGQAFNPRYMSIDPPGEPEEKSYQLGYKRSSYELPFYADSEAISISHFPAWETNHFALVEKKEPARSKSLRTRSAFMDRVGHHPRIDGFKQRPWECSSRINWIDLGLNYFPRYIRSIECIARKCWYDHFNCKPKSFTIKVLRRKAGSCIRINDKLILITAEKFENDYTQLWIWEEIAVNFCCECVMLY, from the coding sequence ATGTTTTTGCAAACACCGTCTACAAATATGAAATCACAGAAGGAACTTAACTGGCTGGCCATTTTCCTCACCTTTTTTGCATTCTTTGGATCGGCTCAGGATGATGCCGACTACTGCGCCGAGCTTTCAACACAGTCACTGGCCAAAATTCTGGGACAGGCCTTCAATCCTCGCTACATGAGCATCGATCCGCCCGGCGAGCCCGAGGAGAAAAGCTACCAGTTGGGCTACAAGCGATCGTCCTACGAGCTGCCATTCTATGCCGACAGTGAGGCGATTTCGATTAGCCACTTTCCCGCCTGGGAGACCAACCACTTTGCGTTGGTGGAAAAGAAGGAACCGGCGCGGAGCAAGAGCCTGCGAACCAGAAGCGCATTCATGGATCGGGTGGGACACCATCCGAGAATCGATGGCTTTAAGCAGCGACCCTGGGAATGCTCCTCCAGGATCAACTGGATCGACTTAGGCTTAAATTACTTTCCACGCTATATCCGTTCCATCGAGTGTATTGCCAGAAAATGTTGGTATGATCACTTTAATTGCAAGCCAAaatcatttacaataaaaGTACTGCGCCGTAAAGCTGGCTCATGCATTCGAATAAACGATAAATTGATTTTGATCACCGCAGAGAAATTTGAGAATGATTACACGCAGCTCTGGATTTGGGAAGAAATAGCGGTTAACTTTTGCTGTGAATGTGTTATGCTATACTAA